The Kryptolebias marmoratus isolate JLee-2015 linkage group LG21, ASM164957v2, whole genome shotgun sequence genome segment aagacatttaacaTTAAAGCTACAGTACAGCCCGTGTGTAGTTAACTGAGCAGGAACAGTAATCTGCAGTAATGTGCAAAGTGATAAGACAATGTAGCAACACTGAAATAAGTCAGCTTAACCTAAAACACATAAGGACCAGGATATATTTAGACAAAAACTTagcaagaaacacaaaaaactgctCTGAATAAGCTGAACTTGtatgttttagaataaaaagtttaaaggaaATCCAAATTATATGAAAAGGCTTAGAGGTTGACTATTGCTTGAAGGAATATATAtcctagtttttatttaaatacacttTAAGTACTTAAAAACAGTACAAGTATGGTTGAGTATTACCTCTGCCTAACAGGTAACATGCTTAGTATCAATCATTTCTGATTATTAGCAGGATTAGAGGGGTTTTTGTAGCATATTTGGTATTTTCTAATCTCAAGTTAAATGTTATGGAACTTGGTTGAGATCTGGTGTGTGAGCAAAAGATTCAGaatcacttttattattattatttaaaccttttgtttttaagtcacAACAAACACTACTTTTCTTCGCTGGTAAATTTGATCTGCTGTGAATTCAGTGTGGGTAAAATAAAGGGAAATGATCTAAAGTCTTATCGTCCAGGTGAGCTCGTGGTGTAACACCTCAGTCCAGCCGTCACTTTCTGTCACGTCACATGTAAACACATAGGGACATGCTCACACATTCACCTGGATGGTTAGGAAACCTGGTTCTGACTGACAGGTGACATTTCATTATGGGGGAATCATAGATGCACAGCACAGATCCAAACAGACACGCCACACACACTCCTAAAGATGCACAACAGAAGCAGACAAGCTTACAGGACAGGAAAACTTAGAGGCAGTGTTGTAAACTAAAACTTCAGTCGAACTGCTCACATTCTATTCTGTATCCTCGAACAAATTACCTGTAATAACAGGCAGGAACCTGTGGAGTGATAGGACTGTTTGGGAGGTGTATTTTAACACTGTAGGAACTTTAGGAAAAgctaaatattcaaaaaatctaaaacatattAATTAGGTGcagctgagtttgtgtttgcacTTATTAAATCTTGATCAAATATGTACGATTTGTATGTATCTtgtacttacctggtatgtCACAGGTCTGTACCTGGTATCTTCAAGGAACAGACTGTTAAGAAGTGATTTGTTGCACTGTATTGGTACTTACTGGGTGTGGTACTTATTGGatatgtaccaggtaagtatCGGTTGCATACTGGGTAGGTACATAGCACATATGTATATACTGTACCAGGTAAGAACCAGCCTGTAtcatgtattgtttttattttaacctgaAATGAAGGTTGTGTCACATTCACTGATGCAATATAATGAAAGAGACAGACATGCAGTGTGGAGGTTTTGATTGGTCCCATTTGGAGCCAGTCAACGTGCGGTAGGCGGGACTTGAGAATTTCATCCAATCACGTCGCTCGCTCTCTACGCTGCACCtcagcagacagaaacatggcGTTACGGGAGTTAGCGTCGCTAGAGAAATACTTGGGCcttaaaaagccaaacaaataCAGCACACAGGGGGATAAAAAGGTAACATGACGCTCTGTTGCTGCCTCGTCTGTTCGATGGCAAAGTACCTTTTATTTATAAGAAAGCTTGTAAGCAGCTGTGACAGCAGTTGCAGGGTGGCTATCAATGCTAGCATGCTAAGCACGCATGTGGGTTGGATGATGTTTCCTTTCGTTTTGTGCATCCTGTTTATTACTGTACTTAAAACCGAGTTCGTCAAGGTTATTCGGACGCAGACATTTAATGGCAAGTTCCTTATTTTAACAAACGGGAACTATTAAAGGAACATGCTGTATGTGTGAAGGGCTAGAGACAGCTTTGAGCGGATTTTTTTAGAGAATTTACCGACTGACTAAATTTACATTGAGAGCATAAAGAGAGATATTATTGTGCTGCTGTCTTAACCACTCTTATCTGGATGATAACTAACCTGCCTTATTTTGCCATTCAGTCCCTGAGATctgaacaggtttttttttctgagttgaaTCTGACTGAGCTTCATGTGTTGCACCTTTTCCTTACAGATCCCTGTGCTACAGAACAACAGCCCTCCTCTGGTGGGGCTGGTGACCATCGCCTGCCACCTGGTGAAGGAGTCCAACCACCAGGAGCTGCTGGGTGACACAGCAGACAGCAGGGCTGTGGTTCAGCAGTGGTTGGAGTACAGGCTGACCAGACTCGACATCTACACCAAGGAAGACATCAAGACCGTCCTAAAGGTAGACCTCAGAGTAAAACAAACCTCATCTACCTATTTCCAACTCTGTAGACTCAAATGTGCACAGTTTTCCCAGTGTTTGATCAATAGTATTCCCAACCTGTTAAGTTGGTTTTAAATTATCTGACAgtaacagcattaaaaaaacaaaaataatgatgcGTGTTAGAACGATCCCAACGAAGCTTTGTGCATAATCTGTCTAACCAAAAGCGGTGCATGTACATACAGACTCGCGTCGTAAATTCACACAGAAAACgaacaggaggagaaaaaaggaacCACGTAGAGGAACAGAACAGCTGCACAGCCTCGTGCTCATTGGTGCTCACGCGTTTGTTTCACACAGTTTTTCACTCGAAGGTTAAAACTCTAAAAGCAGTTTCCAGCTTTGTCGCTGTTGGTAAACTGTTCCAGGTCAGAGTAgctctaaagaaaaaaagaaaattgtccAAAAGATGTTCTACACTGTCTCGGTTTACTGTGAACCGCTCCCCTCTGGAACAAGACCTCTGaagcatttaaaaatcaattttatcTAAGATAAAATTGTCAAAACTTCTTTATCTAAACCTTTCTACTCTTGTTTGTATGATGGTATCACAGGTTGTCAAACTGACTGACCTGCTTGGCCTCAAACAGGTACAATTTATGAAATTAAAGCCGTTAGGATTGGCTTTAATGGTTCACACAGCTTTAAGATGAGGgtctaaaactaaactaaaacgtCTGAACTCATCTAACGTTTAGATTTCCCTTAAAATCAACTTTTAAGCCTTTAAACCTATAATGGCACTAAGCTGGcgtgagtttttaaaaattaactcacttttaaaaatattcagtgtACTCTAAAACCGTTAAAGCATCTaagttttttacatttcttttctctgtccactACTttggtcagtgtgtgtgtgtgtgtttgccttgtTAAGGCACAAGCAACAGGAACACGGACTGATGTATGGCCCTTCAGTGACATGGCCCCACGCGACAGAGAAAACGGCTTTAATGTGCCTGACGCCACTCAGCATGAAACGGATCGTCAGCCACTCGTCTGCTGGACGCTGAGCGCCTCTTGGCACCGTCCTGTCAGCGTGaagtccatgtgtgtgtgtgcgcacggTTCACAGTGTGACATGCTGTTGTGGCATGGCTGAGGAGTCATGCTGTTTTGCAGCATGTTATCTGGACAGGcctcttaaatattttaatggtGCCACTTACAGAAGGAAGTCGCCCTGAGCGGCTCGGCTCTGGTGCCCGGTGGCCCCCTGTCCTGtcctgctgcttcagctgcacCCCCAACACTCTTCTTTCAAGCTCTCCAGTCGTCTCCCATTAAATTATccagaaataaaagcagtgtCAACCGCGGGAGTTCTTAAACTTTCACCCCCCTCAGGATGTAGATAAGAAATTCATACTTTTT includes the following:
- the eef1e1 gene encoding eukaryotic translation elongation factor 1 epsilon-1, giving the protein MALRELASLEKYLGLKKPNKYSTQGDKKIPVLQNNSPPLVGLVTIACHLVKESNHQELLGDTADSRAVVQQWLEYRLTRLDIYTKEDIKTVLKDLNLYLQDKVFLAGNHVTLADILIYYGLHPIIVDLAVQEKEEYVNVTRWFDHIQHHPGIRHHLPPVVVLRNRIYTSRHR